One genomic segment of Salminus brasiliensis chromosome 6, fSalBra1.hap2, whole genome shotgun sequence includes these proteins:
- the LOC140557342 gene encoding torsin-1A-interacting protein 1 isoform X2 has translation MNEDTTLPERNNVEVDHLQRKTKEGMEDEDQDEVTPAAGSISSSDKEISEEEENTQGEDAKQPEHNDERTEQLQEKDKKAPNLQPEASSNITISKHLQMMDGAEDVQSVREGTDKKSKSETDHASKQVIPQVRSPSKERIKDVSNETPESTSSVKEEEPNKPFKEHLGEGDAPPNTEARASITAQDTTDTKYNLFYIGATFTTVIAVLAIWFLGAEPPPVQKTFNLVDVFRHEMDKVQSSFPSQHKELWRRSRIHLQRHLQMSHPSEPVSLILTSGRGAEKTLGCLAQRLAAAFSTARNASALDIDGLSKTTEDSDQVKLDIDKALREAFDGGKQAVVIHRFEELPPGSTLIFYRYCDHENAAYKNVFLAFTVLLEEELEVPPNVSLGMVEEVVQDYLKEKFVSSDRTAMFNQMDVDKLSGLWSRISHLILPVSAEETVEQHGCGESG, from the exons ATGAACG AGGATACTACATTGCCTGAACGCAATAACGTAGAAGTGGATCACCTACAGAGGAAGACTAAAGAAG GCATGGAAGATGAAGATCAGGATGAGGTTACACCTGCAGCGGGTAGCATTTCTTCATCAGATAAAGAGAtttcagaggaagaggaaaataCACAAG GAGAGGACGCTAAGCAACCTGAGCACAATGACGAAAGAACGGAACAGCTACAGGAAAAGGATAAAAAAG CACCCAACCTTCAACCAGAAGCCAGTAGCAACATTACAATTTCAAAGCATTTACAAATGATGGATGGAGCAGAAGATGTTCAGTCAGTTAGGGAAGGAACGGACAAAAAGA GCAAAAGTGAAACTGACCATGCCTCAAAACAAGTGATCCCACAAGTGAGAAGCCCATCAAAGGAACGTATAAAAG ATGTCAGCAATGAAACCCCAGAAAGCACGAGCTCAGTGAAAGAGGAAGAACCTAACAAGCCTTTTAAAGAGCATCTTGGTGAAGGTGACGCTCCACCAAACACAGAAGCAAGAGCTTCTATAACGGCTCAGGACACTACTGACACCA AATATAATTTATTCTACATTGGTGCCACATTCACTACTGTGATTGCTGTCTTGGCAATTTGGTTTCTGGGAGCCGAACCCCCACCTGTGCAGAAGACGTTTAACCTGGTGGATGTTTTCCGTCACGAAATGGACAAGGTTCAATCCAGTTTCCCCAGCCAACACAAAGAACTATGGAGACGTAGCAGGATCCACCTGCAGAGACACCTGCAGATGAGTCATCCCAGCGAGCCAGTGAGTCTCATCTTGACTTCTGGACGTGGGGCTGAGAAGACGCTGGGCTGCTTGGCTCAACGATTAGCTGCAGCCTTTTCCACTGCCCGGAATGCTTCAGCCCTGGACATAGATGGTCTGAGCAAAACGACTGAAGATAGTGACCAGGTGAAGCTGGACATTGACAAAGCCTTAAGAGAGGCCTTTGATGGTGGTAAGCAAGCAGTAGTTATCCACCGCTTTGAGGAGCTTCCTCCCGGGTCCACGCTGATCTTCTACCGCTACTGTGACCACGAGAACGCGGCTTATAAAAATGTCTTCTTAGCGTTCACTGTTCTGCTGGAGGAAGAGTTGGAAGTCCCACCTAATGTAAGCCTGGGGATGGTGGAAGAGGTAGTTCAGGACTACTTAAAAGAGAAGTTTGTTTCGTCTGACAGGACAGCCATGTTTAACCAGATGGATGTAGATAAATTGAGTGGGCTTTGGAGCAGGATTTCCCATCTCATCTTGCCAGTTTCAGCAGAGGAGACAGTTGAACAGCATGGTTGTGGAGAATCAGGCTGA
- the LOC140557342 gene encoding torsin-1A-interacting protein 1 isoform X1, with amino-acid sequence MAAMCTLDEKEDTTLPERNNVEVDHLQRKTKEGMEDEDQDEVTPAAGSISSSDKEISEEEENTQGEDAKQPEHNDERTEQLQEKDKKAPNLQPEASSNITISKHLQMMDGAEDVQSVREGTDKKSKSETDHASKQVIPQVRSPSKERIKDVSNETPESTSSVKEEEPNKPFKEHLGEGDAPPNTEARASITAQDTTDTKYNLFYIGATFTTVIAVLAIWFLGAEPPPVQKTFNLVDVFRHEMDKVQSSFPSQHKELWRRSRIHLQRHLQMSHPSEPVSLILTSGRGAEKTLGCLAQRLAAAFSTARNASALDIDGLSKTTEDSDQVKLDIDKALREAFDGGKQAVVIHRFEELPPGSTLIFYRYCDHENAAYKNVFLAFTVLLEEELEVPPNVSLGMVEEVVQDYLKEKFVSSDRTAMFNQMDVDKLSGLWSRISHLILPVSAEETVEQHGCGESG; translated from the exons ATGGCTGCCATGTGTACCCTTGACGAAAAAGAGGATACTACATTGCCTGAACGCAATAACGTAGAAGTGGATCACCTACAGAGGAAGACTAAAGAAG GCATGGAAGATGAAGATCAGGATGAGGTTACACCTGCAGCGGGTAGCATTTCTTCATCAGATAAAGAGAtttcagaggaagaggaaaataCACAAG GAGAGGACGCTAAGCAACCTGAGCACAATGACGAAAGAACGGAACAGCTACAGGAAAAGGATAAAAAAG CACCCAACCTTCAACCAGAAGCCAGTAGCAACATTACAATTTCAAAGCATTTACAAATGATGGATGGAGCAGAAGATGTTCAGTCAGTTAGGGAAGGAACGGACAAAAAGA GCAAAAGTGAAACTGACCATGCCTCAAAACAAGTGATCCCACAAGTGAGAAGCCCATCAAAGGAACGTATAAAAG ATGTCAGCAATGAAACCCCAGAAAGCACGAGCTCAGTGAAAGAGGAAGAACCTAACAAGCCTTTTAAAGAGCATCTTGGTGAAGGTGACGCTCCACCAAACACAGAAGCAAGAGCTTCTATAACGGCTCAGGACACTACTGACACCA AATATAATTTATTCTACATTGGTGCCACATTCACTACTGTGATTGCTGTCTTGGCAATTTGGTTTCTGGGAGCCGAACCCCCACCTGTGCAGAAGACGTTTAACCTGGTGGATGTTTTCCGTCACGAAATGGACAAGGTTCAATCCAGTTTCCCCAGCCAACACAAAGAACTATGGAGACGTAGCAGGATCCACCTGCAGAGACACCTGCAGATGAGTCATCCCAGCGAGCCAGTGAGTCTCATCTTGACTTCTGGACGTGGGGCTGAGAAGACGCTGGGCTGCTTGGCTCAACGATTAGCTGCAGCCTTTTCCACTGCCCGGAATGCTTCAGCCCTGGACATAGATGGTCTGAGCAAAACGACTGAAGATAGTGACCAGGTGAAGCTGGACATTGACAAAGCCTTAAGAGAGGCCTTTGATGGTGGTAAGCAAGCAGTAGTTATCCACCGCTTTGAGGAGCTTCCTCCCGGGTCCACGCTGATCTTCTACCGCTACTGTGACCACGAGAACGCGGCTTATAAAAATGTCTTCTTAGCGTTCACTGTTCTGCTGGAGGAAGAGTTGGAAGTCCCACCTAATGTAAGCCTGGGGATGGTGGAAGAGGTAGTTCAGGACTACTTAAAAGAGAAGTTTGTTTCGTCTGACAGGACAGCCATGTTTAACCAGATGGATGTAGATAAATTGAGTGGGCTTTGGAGCAGGATTTCCCATCTCATCTTGCCAGTTTCAGCAGAGGAGACAGTTGAACAGCATGGTTGTGGAGAATCAGGCTGA
- the aldh9a1a.1 gene encoding 4-trimethylaminobutyraldehyde dehydrogenase A, translating into MAQQPLLSLPEFHNVSTGTLEVKEALNFWGGARVKSKDAKNAEPVYEPATGRVLCDMLPCGEEEVDQAIKSAHSAYLKWSKLSGMERARIMLEAARIIRERRDDIAKLEVINNGKSITEAEVDIDISWQTIEYYAGIAPTLAGQHIQLPGGSFAYTRREPLGVCVGIGAWNYPFQIAAWKSAPALACGNAMVFKPSPMTPLTAVILAEIYKEAGVPDGLFNVVQGAAETGTLLCHHPMVAKVSFTGSVPTGKKVMEMSAKGVKQVTLELGGKSPLIIFKDCELENAIRGALMANFLTQGEVCCNGTRVFVQREIMKPFVEEVVKRTKAIAVGDPLLEGTRMGALISKPHMEKVLGFISQAQKQGAKVLCGGEPFVPSDPKLKGGYFVSPCVLDNCRDDMTCVKEEIFGPVMSILPFDTEEEVLERANNTTFGLASGVFTRDIARAHRVAENLQAGTCFINNYNVSPVEVPFGGYKMSGFGRENGMVTIEYYSQLKTVVVEMGDVENHF; encoded by the exons ATGGCTCAGCAACCTCTCCTCTCGCTGCCCGAGTTTCACAATGTTTCCACTGGAACTCTGGAAGTCAAAGAGGCTCTGAATTTTTGGGGAGGAGCAAGAGTCAAGTCCAAAGACGCAAAAAATGCTGAGCCAGTCTATGAACCTGCAACTG GCCGTGTTCTGTGTGACATGCTTCCCTGTGGAGAGGAAGAAGTAGACCAGGCTATAAAGAGTGCACATTCTGCTTACCTGAAATGGAGTAAATTGTCTGGTATGGAAAGAGCTCGGATCATGCTGGAAGCTGCTCGTATCATAAGG GAACGCAGAGATGATATAGCCAAGCTGGAAGTCATCAACAATGGCAAGAGCATCACGGAAGCTGAGGTGGATATTGACATATCCTGGCAGACTATTGAGTACTATGCTGGCATTGCTCCCACTCTAGCAG GGCAGCACATCCAGCTCCCTGGAGGCTCTTTTGCTTACACCCGTAGGGAGCCACTGGGTGTATGTGTAGGAATTGGAGCCTGGAACTACCCTTTCCAGATTGCTGCATGGAAGTCGGCCCCAGCACTGGCTTGTG GTAATGCCATGGTGTTTAAGCCCTCTCCTATGACTCCACTGACAGCGGTCATTTTGGCAGAGATCTATAAGGAGGCTGGGGTACCAGATGGGTTGTTTAATGTGGTGCAGGGAGCGGCTGAgactggaacactgctgtgccacCACCCCATGGTGGCTAAAGTGTCCTTTACTGGCAGTGTGCCTACTGGCAAGAAG GTGATGGAGATGTCAGCCAAGGGTGTGAAGCAGGTGACTCTGGAGCTGGGAGGAAAATCACCCCTTATCATCTTTAAGGACTGTGAGCTGGAGAATGCGATCAGAGGGGCTCTTATGGCAAACTTCCTTACACAGGGGGAG GTGTGCTGCAATGGGACACGAGTGTTTGTGCAGAGGGAGATTATGAAGCCATTTGTGGAGGAGGTGGTAAAGAGGACCAAGGCCATTGCTGTTGGTGATCCCTTGCTGGAGGGGACACGGATGGGTGCCTTGATCAGCAAACCCCACATGGAAAAAGTTCTGGGCTTTATTAGCCAAGCTCAGAAGCAG GGAGCCAAGGTGCTTTGTGGCGGAGAGCCGTTTGTTCCCAGTGACCCCAAGCTTAAAGGAGGCTACTTTGTGTCTCCTTGTGTGCTGG ATAACTGTAGGGATGATATGACCTGCGTGAAGGAGGAGATCTTTGGACCTGTGATGTCCATTTTGCCATTTGACACGGAGGAGGAGGTCTTGGAGAGAGCCAACAACACAACCTTTGGCCTGGCTTCTGGAGTCTTCACCAG GGATATAGCTCGGGCCCACAGAGTGGCTGAAAATCTTCAAGCAGGAACCTGCTTCATCAATAACTACAATGTCAGTCCAGTGGAGGTCCCATTTGGAGGCTACAAGATGTCAG GTTTTGGCAGAGAGAACGGCATGGTGACCATCGAGTACTACTCTCAGCTGAAAACTGTTGTGGTGGAAATGGGGGATGTTGAGAACCACTTTTAA